A window from Terriglobales bacterium encodes these proteins:
- a CDS encoding site-2 protease family protein, whose protein sequence is MNLQHVDIFFQIIVFLFAISVHESAHAWMANRCGDPTARLLGRITLNPLKHIDPVGTVLLPLLGILTGLPVFGWAKPTPVNPLNFRNHVRDDILTSVVGPISNFIIASGAVLILAVIALTSAAGGEAVRALAGRQPVNAESLLTPIVLLFYQAMFINVILGVFNLIPIPPLDGSHVLRHFLPEPIRNVYDTLGIFGLIVLVLFGGRVIWALVAPVKGFVDALLMRM, encoded by the coding sequence AAATCATCGTGTTTCTCTTCGCCATCAGCGTGCATGAATCCGCCCACGCCTGGATGGCCAACCGCTGCGGCGACCCCACCGCGCGTCTGCTGGGCCGCATTACCCTGAACCCGCTCAAGCACATCGACCCGGTGGGCACGGTGCTCCTGCCGCTGCTGGGGATCCTCACCGGGCTGCCGGTCTTCGGCTGGGCCAAGCCCACGCCGGTCAATCCGCTCAACTTCCGCAACCACGTGCGGGATGACATCCTTACCTCGGTGGTGGGCCCCATCAGCAACTTTATAATCGCCTCGGGCGCGGTCCTGATCCTCGCGGTCATCGCACTCACCTCCGCCGCGGGCGGCGAAGCGGTGCGCGCTCTGGCGGGCCGTCAGCCCGTGAATGCCGAATCTCTCCTGACTCCGATCGTGCTGCTCTTTTACCAGGCGATGTTCATCAATGTGATCCTGGGCGTCTTCAACCTGATCCCCATCCCGCCGCTGGACGGCAGCCACGTGCTCCGTCACTTCCTGCCCGAGCCCATCCGCAATGTGTACGACACCCTCGGCATTTTCGGCCTGATCGTGCTGGTGCTGTTCGGGGGAAGAGTCATCTGGGCGTTGGTGGCGCCGGTGAAGGGATTCGTTGACGCGCTGCTGATGAGGATGTGA